In Polynucleobacter sp. TUM22923, one genomic interval encodes:
- a CDS encoding universal stress protein: MNSILIPVDGSKNSDLAVKHAVRAYGHNPQTHIHLCNVQPSLHTHIRKFLSKRSVQDWQADCALKATESASHYLETAGVAFSSSYVCGDKGTGLRDEAQRLQCNRIVVGTSKKHSVNRLFENSTTAKLLEISDVPVEVVTGSALHPLERWGIPALGAGAATALMAIVID, translated from the coding sequence ATGAATTCCATTCTGATTCCAGTTGATGGTTCTAAGAATTCTGATTTAGCAGTTAAGCATGCAGTACGAGCATATGGGCACAATCCCCAAACGCATATTCATCTGTGTAATGTGCAGCCAAGCTTGCATACGCACATCCGTAAATTCTTGAGTAAACGCTCTGTTCAAGATTGGCAAGCTGATTGTGCGCTCAAAGCTACAGAGTCTGCATCACACTATCTCGAAACAGCGGGTGTTGCATTTTCTTCTAGTTATGTTTGTGGAGATAAGGGCACTGGTTTACGTGATGAGGCGCAGCGACTTCAATGCAATCGGATCGTGGTTGGGACTTCTAAAAAGCATTCAGTAAATAGGCTCTTTGAAAACTCTACAACTGCTAAGTTGCTGGAAATCAGTGATGTTCCAGTAGAGGTGGTTACTGGTAGCGCCTTGCATCCATTAGAGCGCTGGGGAATTCCTGCCTTAGGCGCTGGCGCTGCCACTGCGTTGATGGCAATTGTTATTGATTAA
- a CDS encoding TolC family protein, protein MSRSKTLLFVATCLWFAGSVFAQGQKPLTVNELISIAINSSPQVLAARDQSQAIKGQLSTARAIPNPDFEVNTGQQRSASGPLTTGNVSSWSVTQPLDMPYTRFPRVNAAEANVRAAEAGRIAFEIEIISKVQQRFYEVMRRDAELSAAEADLDLTKQIRDRMQVRYDVGETARFELIRAQTEFLNAQINAESSKLRVMQAKSMLRQTVGHGLPADYSVVTQSIQMEALPPLATLIQELQTQSPELKRAKAEVESTESRLSFEQNSRLPRISLKAQQYNDPNFTDRQYGLVFSIPIWDFKGGQIAEAQANASKAKNLLNAQSQNLEQQMETAYQLYQMTSYQVKILDQEVVQLASSARRIAEVSYRYGERGMLEYLDAQRTFRLARNDLIRARFDLASVLTEIERLRATPELIAKIESVRQ, encoded by the coding sequence ATGAGTCGATCTAAGACCCTTTTATTTGTTGCGACCTGCCTTTGGTTTGCGGGTAGCGTTTTTGCGCAAGGGCAAAAGCCACTGACCGTCAATGAACTGATTTCAATTGCGATTAACTCCAGTCCGCAGGTATTGGCGGCCCGAGATCAATCTCAAGCGATTAAGGGCCAGCTTTCAACGGCTCGCGCCATTCCAAATCCTGATTTTGAGGTTAACACTGGTCAACAGCGATCAGCATCTGGTCCCTTAACAACCGGCAATGTGTCATCTTGGTCGGTAACGCAACCATTAGATATGCCTTACACGCGCTTTCCTAGAGTTAATGCTGCTGAGGCTAACGTTCGTGCGGCAGAAGCGGGTCGCATTGCTTTTGAGATTGAAATTATTTCCAAGGTGCAACAGCGTTTCTATGAGGTGATGCGGCGTGATGCTGAATTAAGCGCGGCAGAGGCGGACTTAGATCTGACAAAGCAAATTCGTGATCGTATGCAGGTCCGCTATGACGTTGGTGAAACTGCACGCTTTGAGCTGATCAGAGCTCAAACAGAATTTTTAAATGCGCAGATTAATGCCGAATCAAGCAAACTGCGGGTAATGCAGGCAAAAAGTATGTTGAGGCAGACAGTGGGGCATGGCTTGCCTGCGGACTATTCGGTGGTGACGCAATCTATTCAGATGGAGGCACTCCCCCCTTTGGCCACATTAATACAAGAGCTGCAAACTCAGAGCCCAGAATTAAAGCGAGCCAAAGCTGAAGTCGAGTCTACTGAATCTAGACTGAGTTTTGAGCAAAACTCACGACTACCTCGAATTTCTTTAAAGGCTCAGCAATATAACGATCCGAATTTTACGGATCGACAGTATGGCTTGGTGTTTAGTATTCCCATTTGGGATTTTAAGGGCGGGCAAATTGCTGAGGCACAGGCAAATGCTTCAAAGGCTAAAAATCTCCTGAATGCGCAAAGTCAAAATTTAGAGCAGCAAATGGAAACAGCTTACCAGTTGTACCAAATGACAAGTTATCAAGTCAAAATATTGGATCAAGAAGTAGTGCAGCTAGCCTCCAGTGCCAGAAGAATTGCTGAGGTGTCCTATCGATATGGTGAGCGCGGTATGTTGGAGTACTTAGATGCGCAAAGAACCTTTAGGTTGGCGCGAAATGATTTGATTAGAGCCCGTTTTGATCTAGCCTCAGTATTAACAGAAATAGAGCGTTTAAGGGCAACGCCAGAGCTAATTGCAAAGATAGAAAGTGTAAGGCAATGA
- a CDS encoding efflux RND transporter periplasmic adaptor subunit produces MKKKFILGMNVIQSWYVQYMSIAKVYTRKWATDVIGAQNNMYTLTHDWFTSHVPSIAKQYDKAPQWTQKGLFYLPWFCLFLIILNYFNVFDRKPSVKLVQDPNIVILNKDLRSMITDGRVYSGSFVEELRASGRIDFNELFLSRIGANVTGRVSDILAIPGQAVKQGDILAKITSTELTQSQLSYLKAKSASQLADQAANRARILYKEDVIALAELQRREAEANSAKAEYRATNDQLRVQGMDQRSIDRLAKSGVIESINNVIATIPGQIVERKINKGQVVQPADALFTVADLTTLWAIAEIPESNAYLIRKGQKVTLIIPALRNTEVEGVVAHVDSIVNPQTRTVIVRMEISNKEGHIKPGMLATMLIESQPIERLLVPVSAVIREDNHDHVFIREDDNTYRMVAVKLGPEGKGYRPVLSGVKEGQDIAVNGAYHLNTERKRQLNGG; encoded by the coding sequence ATGAAGAAAAAATTCATTTTAGGAATGAACGTCATTCAAAGTTGGTATGTTCAATATATGAGTATCGCTAAGGTATACACAAGAAAATGGGCTACCGACGTTATCGGCGCCCAAAATAATATGTACACCCTGACGCATGATTGGTTTACTTCACATGTACCAAGCATTGCAAAACAGTATGACAAAGCACCTCAGTGGACTCAAAAGGGTTTGTTTTACCTGCCATGGTTTTGCTTATTTTTAATCATCCTTAATTACTTCAATGTTTTTGACCGCAAGCCTTCGGTTAAATTAGTACAAGATCCCAATATCGTGATTCTAAATAAAGATTTACGAAGCATGATTACGGATGGCCGAGTCTATAGCGGTTCCTTTGTAGAGGAACTACGAGCTTCAGGCCGCATAGACTTTAATGAACTTTTTCTTTCTCGAATTGGGGCGAATGTCACAGGCCGTGTTTCAGATATTTTGGCTATTCCAGGGCAGGCGGTCAAGCAGGGTGACATTTTGGCCAAGATTACTTCTACTGAATTAACTCAGTCCCAGTTATCGTATTTAAAAGCGAAGAGTGCAAGTCAGCTTGCTGATCAAGCGGCTAATCGTGCCAGAATTTTGTACAAAGAAGATGTTATTGCCTTGGCCGAATTGCAGAGGCGTGAAGCTGAGGCCAATAGTGCGAAGGCGGAATATCGGGCAACCAACGACCAATTGCGAGTGCAGGGCATGGATCAGCGTAGTATTGACCGCCTTGCAAAATCAGGTGTCATTGAGTCTATCAATAATGTCATCGCAACCATACCCGGTCAAATTGTTGAGCGAAAAATTAATAAGGGGCAGGTCGTACAGCCTGCAGACGCACTCTTTACGGTTGCTGATCTCACTACATTGTGGGCTATTGCAGAAATTCCTGAGAGTAATGCCTATTTGATTCGTAAAGGTCAAAAAGTGACCTTGATTATTCCTGCCTTACGCAATACTGAAGTCGAAGGAGTAGTCGCGCACGTTGACTCTATTGTGAATCCTCAAACACGAACCGTCATTGTCAGAATGGAGATCTCTAATAAAGAAGGTCATATAAAGCCTGGTATGTTGGCAACGATGTTGATTGAAAGTCAGCCGATAGAAAGGCTGTTAGTACCGGTAAGCGCAGTCATCCGTGAAGATAATCATGATCATGTTTTTATTCGCGAAGATGACAACACCTATCGCATGGTAGCAGTGAAGTTGGGCCCAGAGGGTAAAGGCTATCGACCAGTACTTTCCGGTGTGAAAGAAGGTCAAGATATTGCCGTTAACGGCGCATATCATCTAAACACTGAGCGTAAGCGACAGCTTAATGGTGGATAA
- a CDS encoding CusA/CzcA family heavy metal efflux RND transporter, with product MIEKIVRLSLQQRLLVVIIALVLFIAGLLATKRLSVDAFPDVTNVQVQIASEAPGRSPEEVERFVTVPIELAMTGLQGLIEMRSLNRNNLSVITLVFTEKTDLYFARQLVTERLIEVGSKMPVGITPVLAPPSTGLGEIYQYTLDHPSDGTRKLTIDELEERRTIQDWVVRPMLRSISGVAEINTQGGYAREYQVLVNPERLRHYQISLREVYEALARNNANSGGGQLPSYAERYLIRGVGLITKPEDIEKIILKEVKGTPIYVKNIAEVVIGSEIRQGAAIKNGYTESVAGIIQMIRGGNAREVVNRIKAKVAEINDGKQLPDGLQIVPFYDRTDLVNAAMFNVAKVLIEGVILVVILLFLFLGDVRSSLIVVATLILTPLLTFLVMNRYGISANLMSLGGLAIAIGIMVDGSVVVVENTFGKLGAKLKTGESKNRIILEAATEVGKPVLFGVGIIILVFMPLLSLEGMEGKMFAPMAITIAIALTISLILSFTLSPVLCSYILKGGNEDDTKLVSRLRAPYERWLHWSLSNPKLVVKRSFIALAVSILGFVMLGKAFIPVMQEGSITPVIIRAPNISLDESIQLEFEAIKRIMTIPGVEMAVSRLGKGESPADPGQPNESDPIVTLKPIGDRKLSQEEIAQEIRSKLKTIPGIELSISQPIAARVDEMVSGVRSQVAIKIFGDDMIILQKLGAQISQILTKMKGSNDLRIEQATGQNYLNITIKRDAIARYGINVADVNEVIETAIGGKQASIVYEGERRFPLVLRYPSFYRDKVDAIENIILHSSDGAQVLMRDLADIALVDGPAQISRESGKRRLVVGVNVEGRDLAGFVKEAQSQIAKELELPQGYSLQWGGQFENMERAMARLMVIIPLTILAIYFLLFMLFKSLKLAGLIILVLPFASIGGVFGLFITGEYLSVPAAVGFINLWGIAVLNGVVLISFIKQLRDDGYSMEDALLHGCGHRFRPVMMTASVAMLALVPMLFSGGPGSEVTRPLAAVVIAGLITSTALTLLVLPVLYRWFEDKEVEA from the coding sequence ATGATTGAGAAAATTGTCCGTCTCTCGCTGCAGCAGCGCTTACTAGTTGTTATTATTGCGCTCGTCCTATTTATTGCAGGACTGTTAGCGACGAAGCGTTTATCAGTAGATGCCTTTCCGGATGTAACAAATGTACAGGTACAGATTGCTTCAGAAGCGCCTGGTCGCTCTCCTGAAGAGGTTGAGCGCTTTGTTACTGTCCCGATTGAACTGGCCATGACGGGATTGCAGGGCCTAATCGAAATGCGGTCTCTTAATCGCAATAATCTGTCGGTTATCACGCTTGTCTTTACAGAAAAAACAGACTTATATTTTGCAAGGCAATTAGTTACTGAGCGTTTAATTGAAGTGGGCTCCAAAATGCCCGTTGGCATTACCCCGGTTTTGGCACCGCCTTCAACAGGATTGGGTGAGATCTATCAGTACACCTTAGATCACCCTTCGGACGGTACAAGAAAGCTCACGATTGACGAGCTGGAGGAGCGTCGCACTATTCAAGATTGGGTGGTCAGGCCAATGTTGCGCTCAATCTCTGGTGTGGCAGAGATTAATACTCAGGGTGGATATGCCCGGGAATATCAGGTGTTGGTTAATCCTGAGCGATTACGTCACTACCAGATCAGCTTGCGTGAAGTATATGAGGCTCTCGCTAGAAATAATGCAAATTCTGGTGGTGGGCAGCTGCCTTCCTATGCTGAGCGTTACTTAATCCGTGGTGTAGGTTTGATTACAAAGCCTGAGGATATCGAGAAAATTATTCTTAAAGAGGTTAAGGGTACGCCAATTTATGTAAAAAATATCGCAGAGGTCGTTATTGGCAGTGAAATTCGACAAGGTGCCGCGATTAAGAACGGTTATACCGAAAGCGTTGCCGGAATTATTCAAATGATTCGTGGTGGTAACGCTCGTGAAGTAGTCAATCGCATTAAAGCAAAGGTAGCGGAAATTAATGACGGCAAGCAATTGCCTGATGGTTTGCAGATTGTTCCGTTTTATGACCGAACTGATTTAGTAAATGCAGCGATGTTTAACGTTGCTAAGGTATTGATTGAGGGTGTGATCTTGGTGGTGATCTTGCTCTTTTTATTCTTAGGAGATGTGCGCTCATCACTAATTGTGGTGGCTACATTAATTTTGACGCCGTTGTTAACTTTTTTAGTCATGAATCGCTACGGCATTTCTGCAAATCTCATGTCCTTAGGTGGTCTTGCTATTGCCATAGGCATCATGGTCGATGGCTCAGTAGTGGTTGTTGAGAACACCTTTGGTAAATTAGGCGCTAAACTCAAAACAGGTGAATCGAAGAACCGAATTATTTTAGAAGCAGCAACAGAGGTCGGCAAGCCAGTACTCTTTGGGGTAGGCATTATTATTTTAGTTTTCATGCCCTTGTTATCGCTTGAGGGTATGGAAGGAAAAATGTTTGCACCGATGGCCATTACGATTGCTATTGCATTAACTATCTCACTAATTCTTTCTTTTACGCTTTCTCCAGTCTTATGCTCTTATATTCTGAAGGGTGGTAATGAGGATGACACTAAGCTAGTGAGCCGTCTAAGAGCGCCATATGAGCGCTGGTTGCACTGGAGCCTATCTAATCCTAAGCTAGTAGTTAAGCGTTCGTTTATTGCGCTAGCGGTCAGCATTTTAGGCTTCGTGATGCTAGGTAAAGCTTTTATCCCAGTGATGCAGGAGGGTTCAATTACGCCAGTCATCATACGAGCTCCCAATATTTCTTTAGATGAGTCAATTCAATTGGAATTTGAAGCGATTAAGCGAATCATGACGATACCCGGAGTTGAGATGGCTGTTTCTCGTTTGGGTAAAGGAGAATCACCCGCTGACCCTGGCCAGCCTAATGAGTCTGACCCGATTGTGACCTTAAAGCCTATTGGCGATCGCAAGCTTAGCCAAGAAGAGATTGCTCAAGAAATTCGGAGTAAGTTAAAAACAATTCCGGGTATTGAGTTATCGATTTCTCAACCAATTGCTGCTCGTGTTGATGAGATGGTTTCTGGAGTACGCTCACAAGTCGCCATTAAGATTTTTGGTGATGACATGATCATCTTGCAAAAGCTAGGCGCTCAAATCAGCCAAATTTTGACTAAGATGAAGGGTAGCAATGACTTGCGTATTGAGCAGGCTACTGGTCAGAACTATCTGAACATCACTATCAAGCGAGATGCTATTGCCCGCTACGGCATTAATGTAGCTGATGTGAACGAGGTAATCGAAACAGCGATCGGTGGCAAGCAAGCGTCAATAGTGTATGAGGGGGAAAGACGTTTTCCTTTAGTGCTGCGCTATCCATCCTTTTATCGCGACAAAGTCGACGCGATTGAAAATATCATTTTGCATTCATCCGATGGTGCCCAAGTATTGATGCGTGACCTAGCGGATATTGCATTAGTAGACGGCCCCGCACAAATTTCTCGGGAGTCCGGTAAGCGGCGCCTCGTGGTTGGCGTTAACGTAGAGGGTCGTGATTTGGCTGGTTTTGTAAAAGAAGCACAATCCCAAATCGCTAAAGAACTTGAATTGCCTCAGGGCTATAGCTTGCAGTGGGGTGGTCAGTTTGAAAATATGGAGCGAGCCATGGCGCGGCTGATGGTAATTATTCCGCTGACGATTTTAGCCATTTACTTTTTATTATTCATGCTATTTAAATCATTAAAGTTAGCGGGTTTGATTATTTTGGTACTCCCATTCGCATCCATTGGGGGCGTCTTTGGTTTGTTTATTACGGGTGAATACTTGTCTGTACCAGCCGCTGTAGGATTTATCAATTTGTGGGGAATTGCAGTATTAAATGGGGTGGTATTAATATCCTTTATTAAGCAACTTCGCGATGACGGGTATTCAATGGAAGATGCATTGCTGCATGGCTGCGGCCATCGATTTAGGCCAGTCATGATGACGGCTTCCGTAGCGATGTTAGCTTTAGTGCCAATGCTCTTTTCTGGCGGTCCTGGCTCTGAGGTTACAAGGCCACTTGCAGCGGTTGTGATTGCAGGACTAATCACCTCAACAGCACTCACATTGTTAGTGCTCCCTGTTTTGTATAGATGGTTTGAAGATAAAGAGGTGGAAGCATGA
- a CDS encoding P-II family nitrogen regulator has protein sequence MMEVKAVVRPNKLAALRTALLEVPGFPGMTVTKVEGCSAANRTEKVNIKDELTDYSAKIKIEMICNDEAAQILMDRIVAICQTGQIGDGIVWCTEVPKAFFIAKSSTQ, from the coding sequence ATGATGGAAGTCAAGGCGGTCGTTCGACCCAATAAATTAGCTGCTCTACGAACCGCTCTTTTAGAGGTTCCTGGATTTCCGGGTATGACGGTGACGAAGGTTGAGGGCTGTAGTGCTGCTAACCGTACTGAAAAGGTCAATATTAAGGATGAGTTAACAGACTACTCCGCCAAGATCAAAATAGAGATGATCTGTAATGATGAGGCTGCGCAGATTTTGATGGATCGCATCGTGGCTATTTGCCAAACGGGCCAGATTGGCGATGGAATTGTATGGTGCACTGAGGTTCCTAAGGCCTTCTTTATTGCAAAGAGCAGCACCCAATAA
- a CDS encoding FAD-binding and (Fe-S)-binding domain-containing protein — MGGISQWEQLNVELTAALGSSVHFDTAHQAVYASEASNYRQIPIGVVTPKNTEEFIKGIEICHRNKAPVLMRGAGTSMNGQTVNNAVVFDISKYCNHILALDPLAGSATVEPGVICDSLRDAAEVYGLTFAPDPSTHSRCTLGGMVANNSCGAHSVMAGKTLENTEALEILTYDGERFWVGPTSDEELEKIIAAGGRKGQIYQDLLTLRDRYADLIRARFPNIKRRVSGYNLDQLLPENGFNVARALVGTEGTCALTLAAKVRLVRSPPKRVVLVLGFEDIYVAGDAVPEYQSFGPIAIEGLDYKIIRGLQQRNLAKAEIDLLPAGNAWVVVEFGDDTIEGAIAQAEKAEQYFKTRTKGPQPSTWLVPDAQLQKRIWSIRENGASATHLSIDPKGPDPVVGWEDAAVDPARLGDYLRAFQALVDSYGYDTSLYGHFGDGCVHARITFDFRTAEGVAKFRSFIRDAATLVVSFGGSLTGEHGDGQARAEFLPIMFGEELMGAMHEFKRIWDPQNRLNPGKVVHPYRVDENLRMGPEYKIVNIKTRLNFLSQEGNGFQRAVERCVGMGKCRSEKVGTMCPSYRVTKEERFSTRGRSRLFWEMLQGEIIKDGWESKELKDALDTCLSCKGCKSDCPVHVDMASYKAEFLSHYHEKHGRPRQALTMGRIGDWAPLASRFAWLVNTVMQTPGLSSFAKWVGGVAQERSLPRFVSPSFSAQFKPVVQKGVDQKKVILWVDTFCEHFHPEVANAAVEVLGHAGFEATLPKTPLCCGRPLYDFGYLDLAKQKLEKILDALGDQIDGAQDSPIAVVGLEPGCMSVFKDELLKFFPHDPRAKLLSSSTYLLGDFLHEHGYTPPPLDCNILVHSHCHQKSLFGTKGDVALLTALGAQVNYIDSGCCGMAGSFGFNPEHVELSKAVGELVLLPAIRSTEQDTIILTNGFSCREQIEQETGRKVKHLAELLQMAHRA; from the coding sequence ATGGGTGGCATTTCTCAGTGGGAGCAGCTTAACGTTGAGCTGACAGCAGCACTTGGTAGCTCTGTACATTTTGATACAGCTCACCAAGCAGTTTATGCTTCCGAGGCATCGAATTATCGCCAAATACCGATTGGGGTCGTCACCCCTAAAAATACCGAAGAATTTATCAAAGGTATTGAAATCTGCCATCGAAATAAAGCGCCCGTACTGATGCGTGGAGCCGGCACTTCCATGAATGGCCAGACAGTAAATAACGCAGTCGTGTTTGATATTTCAAAATACTGCAATCACATTCTTGCACTAGATCCCTTGGCTGGCTCGGCGACTGTGGAGCCTGGAGTAATTTGTGATTCATTGCGAGATGCAGCAGAAGTCTATGGCTTAACTTTTGCACCAGACCCCTCTACTCATAGCCGATGCACCTTAGGGGGCATGGTAGCGAATAACTCTTGTGGTGCACATTCTGTGATGGCGGGTAAGACATTAGAGAATACGGAAGCCTTAGAAATTCTGACCTACGATGGTGAGCGTTTCTGGGTTGGCCCAACCTCCGATGAGGAGCTCGAGAAAATTATTGCAGCGGGCGGGCGTAAGGGCCAGATCTACCAAGATCTACTCACTTTGCGTGATCGCTATGCCGATTTGATTCGTGCGCGCTTTCCGAATATCAAGCGTCGTGTTTCAGGCTATAACTTAGATCAACTGCTACCAGAGAATGGTTTTAATGTTGCCCGCGCGTTAGTGGGAACAGAAGGGACCTGCGCGCTCACGCTAGCTGCCAAAGTAAGGTTAGTTCGAAGTCCGCCAAAACGAGTGGTCTTAGTACTTGGCTTTGAGGACATCTATGTTGCGGGGGATGCAGTACCGGAATATCAGTCTTTTGGCCCCATTGCCATCGAAGGTTTAGATTACAAGATTATTCGGGGCTTGCAGCAACGTAATTTAGCTAAAGCAGAGATTGATTTATTGCCAGCAGGTAATGCATGGGTTGTCGTTGAATTTGGTGACGATACGATAGAAGGGGCAATTGCCCAAGCCGAAAAAGCTGAGCAATACTTTAAGACCAGAACCAAAGGCCCACAGCCTTCCACCTGGTTGGTTCCTGATGCGCAATTACAAAAGCGTATTTGGTCTATTCGGGAGAATGGCGCTTCTGCGACACATCTTTCGATTGACCCCAAGGGTCCAGATCCAGTTGTGGGTTGGGAGGATGCCGCTGTTGACCCTGCACGTTTAGGCGATTACTTGCGGGCATTTCAGGCGCTGGTTGACTCTTATGGCTATGACACTTCCCTATACGGCCATTTTGGTGACGGTTGCGTCCATGCCCGTATTACATTTGATTTCCGAACCGCAGAAGGGGTGGCTAAATTTAGATCATTCATTCGGGATGCTGCAACGCTAGTGGTCTCTTTTGGGGGTTCATTAACGGGTGAGCACGGTGATGGTCAGGCTAGGGCTGAATTCTTACCGATTATGTTTGGTGAAGAGTTAATGGGCGCGATGCATGAATTTAAACGCATTTGGGATCCACAAAATAGGCTTAATCCTGGAAAAGTAGTTCATCCCTACCGTGTGGATGAAAATCTGCGTATGGGCCCAGAATATAAGATTGTTAATATTAAAACTCGCCTCAATTTCTTGAGTCAAGAAGGTAATGGTTTTCAGAGAGCCGTTGAGCGTTGTGTTGGAATGGGTAAATGCCGTAGCGAGAAGGTTGGCACGATGTGCCCTAGTTATCGCGTTACCAAAGAAGAGCGTTTTTCCACTCGTGGTCGCTCACGACTCTTTTGGGAAATGCTACAAGGTGAAATTATTAAGGATGGTTGGGAAAGCAAAGAGCTCAAAGATGCCTTGGATACCTGTCTATCTTGCAAGGGTTGTAAGAGTGACTGCCCTGTACACGTAGATATGGCCTCCTATAAAGCCGAATTTTTATCCCACTATCACGAGAAGCATGGCAGACCGCGCCAGGCCTTGACAATGGGGCGCATTGGCGATTGGGCTCCGCTCGCTAGCCGGTTTGCTTGGCTGGTTAATACCGTGATGCAAACACCGGGCTTATCGTCTTTTGCCAAGTGGGTTGGCGGTGTGGCCCAAGAGCGTAGTCTGCCTCGGTTTGTGAGCCCCTCCTTCAGTGCTCAATTTAAGCCGGTGGTTCAAAAGGGCGTTGATCAGAAAAAAGTCATTTTGTGGGTAGATACCTTTTGCGAGCACTTTCATCCGGAAGTGGCTAATGCAGCAGTAGAAGTTTTAGGACATGCTGGTTTTGAGGCTACGCTTCCAAAGACCCCTTTGTGTTGTGGCCGGCCTCTATATGACTTCGGTTATCTGGATTTAGCCAAGCAAAAGCTTGAGAAGATACTCGATGCACTGGGTGATCAAATTGATGGTGCCCAAGATTCACCAATAGCAGTAGTGGGACTTGAGCCAGGCTGTATGTCGGTTTTCAAAGATGAATTATTGAAATTTTTCCCGCATGATCCGAGAGCGAAATTGCTTTCATCAAGCACGTATTTACTGGGGGATTTTTTGCATGAACATGGTTACACGCCACCTCCTTTAGATTGCAACATTTTGGTGCACTCACACTGTCATCAAAAATCACTATTTGGTACTAAGGGTGATGTGGCGCTACTGACAGCTTTAGGAGCACAAGTCAATTACATCGATAGTGGATGTTGTGGCATGGCTGGGTCTTTTGGTTTCAATCCAGAGCATGTAGAACTCTCTAAGGCAGTGGGGGAGTTAGTGCTTCTGCCAGCGATTCGCTCTACCGAGCAAGACACCATTATTTTGACAAATGGCTTTAGTTGTCGAGAGCAGATCGAGCAAGAGACCGGCAGGAAGGTTAAGCACTTGGCCGAACTTCTGCAGATGGCCCACCGCGCCTAG